TGGGTGGAGGAACCACACGGGGGTGAAAAAGGGGCTGATTCTGGTGCTGGCGCTGTTTAACAGCTCCATAAAAACCCTGGATtatgggatggagctggggaatcCTCAGGTGGCACCGAATTGGGGTGAGGGGCTGGAATTGCTGAAGGAACAGTCCCGTGGTGGGGATGGGATAACTGGGATGGGATAATCGGGATGGGATAACCGGGATGGGATAACTGGGATGGGATAACTGGGATGGGATAACTGGGATGGGATAATTGGGATGGGATAACTGGGATGAGGTATTGGGATGGGATAACTGGGATGGGATAACCGGGATGGGATAACCGGGATGGGATAACTGGGATGGGATAATCGGGATGGAATAATCGGGATGGGATAACTGGGATGAGGTATTGGGATGGAATAACTGGGATGGGATAACCGGGATGGGATAACTGGGATGGGATAACTGGGATTTGATAACCGGGATGGGATAACCGGGATGGAATAACTGGGATGGGATAACTGGGATGGAATAACTGGGATGGGATAACTGGGATGGGATAACCGGGATGGGATAACCGGGATGGGATAACCGGGATGGGATAACTGGGATGGGATAACTGGGATGGGATAACTGGGATGGGATAACCGGGATGGGATAACCGGGTTGGGGTACAGGAATGGGAATGCAAGGGCTGGTGAAAAGCAGCCTGGAAGATAAACTGCACCAAATCGGGCCTGGAAGTGAGCGCAGAGCTGGCCCTTGGTCTGAGGGCTCTGCGTCACCGCGCCGGGAACTGGGAAAAGGCTGGCAAGAAAAtctccagtaaaaaaaaaaattcacctaAGGTAAATTTCACAGCTAAGTGCTTTTTTATTCGGCTCGAATTAGGCACGGCGATAATAAATTGTTGCGGTGAAGAAAACGAGGATgaacatcctttttttttttttcccctccccagctcgCCGTGGTGGTTGTGCGAGGACACGCCCGGGCAGCGCGGCGAAATCCAATTATTCCTTTGGACGCGCTTTGTGGGAGGCTTTTCTGGCGAAGCgaggagaaggagcaggctgcaggagcGTGGCATCCCCGGCATGCACAGCCGCACCTCCCGCGCCGGGCCACGCGCTCATTATCCTCATTAACATTCAAATGAGGATGCTCTCCCCGCGCGCCGCTCTCATCCAGGGGAGGAAGGCGCTGGCGCTGCCAGATGTTGGTGCCCGGCTCTGCTCATCCCGAGCTCCCGGGGTGGGTTGAATCAAAGCGGGGAGGATTTTTCACCGCCCAGCCTGGAGAAACCCTCCCGTGCGAAGCCTGGTTCCGATTTAAATGCACGGCCTTCATGTCGGCGATGCTTGTGGGGGCAAGAAAGAGAGGAACCGGGGGGTTTGCTAAATGTTTTTCAACTTTATTCTTGAATACacggggaggggggagagaTAAAATTTCGGGAGTCCGTGGCGCTCCTGCCGTCACAGTGGTTCCTTTTTTGCCTCCTAAAGTCCTGGAGCTGCCCCCAAACAACTTCGAAATCACAACCCGGCCAACCCCGGGAGAAGAAAAACCCGCGGCCGTTCCTCCGTCTCCCCCTGGGAAGCGGGAAcagcccggggctgctcctcagggaAACCCAAAACGCGGCAGGGGAGGACCCCGGGAAATTTAAACTGTCGGTGCCGGGGCCAAGCAGAGGATGGCGAACCCCAAACCCGGAGTGCAAAGAGCAGCAGCGAGCCCAGAGCGGAGGTGGGAGCGTCCTTTGGGCCGGGGTCGAACCTCCCCGAGCCCGGCCACGAGCCGGGGACGGGGTCGCGGGGCTCAGTTCTTCACGCAGAGCGGCACCAGGGTGACCTGCTTCCGCTGCTGGTGGCCGGGATGAGGTGGCAGGGGGACAGCGACGGGGCAGCAgcgccggccgggccgggggcagcagggcaggggtcGGGGGCAGCGGTGCCGCAGCGGCCGCGGCTGCAGGACCACCGGCGGCTCCTCGTCGTGCTCGGGGCGCTGCTCCACCCGCCGCCGAGGTTTCCCGCAGGGCTCGGGCTCCGGGCAGGGAGGGCACGGGCGGTGCTGCTGCAGCGGCCGGCGGTGGATCTTCACGGGCGGGGGGCACACGGGGGGCACCGGGCTCACCTCCACACGCCGCCGCGGCTtgcagctctggggagggcagggccggccgagggggcagccccggggaggGCTCTGGCAGGAGCCCTGGGTGTCGTGGCTGAGGCTGCCGCGGGGCTGGCACATGCCGGGGACGTCgtggcagctccaggaggagctCTCGTGGTCGCAGCCCGAGGGGCGCTGGCACGGGTCGTGGTCGCCGCCGCCTTTCTGGTGGAGCATCCTGAGGCTGAGGTCAGAGAAGCGGGGAGTTACTGAGGGTGGAAAAGGGTTCTGGGCTCGGCCGGGATGGATCAACGGCCTCTCATCCGGCTCAGAGCGCCAGGAATTCCTCggacacctccaggggtgggcactccaaacctccctgggcagctcctgccgAGGCCTGAGCGCCCTGCCCAGGGGGAAATCCCTCCTGATTCCAACCTGATCCTGCCCGGGCACAGCTTCTCTCCtcccgtccctgtcccctgacccgccccggctgtcccctcctgctggggagttgtgcagagcccaaaattcctcctgagcctccttttcgccaggctgagcccccccagtTCCCTCGGGAGCTGCTTCTCCCATGACTCACGAATCCTTCGAGGGTGACCGAGCCCTTGGGCACAAACagccagggaaaaagaaaacaaaacaaaacaccgACGCCTtttcgctctctctctctcttttttttttttttttttttttttttttttttttttttcttttcttttctttccccctttttttttttttttcatttttgctgctTCCAAGGTGGAAAACGGAGAAACCTGAGAGAATCAATCCAACTCACCCCGCGAGCAGAAACGGACGGGCTGAGCAGGGAGTCGGGAGTCCTGAGGCCGGAGCTGGGGCCGAAAGCTTTTATAGGTGGCCGAGCTTTCCCGGGAATGAGGCACGTCCCGGGAATGAATAGCTGAGCACTGAGGCCGCtgccgtgtgtgtgtgtgtgtgtgtgtgtgtgagagtgtGTGTTTTGTTCCTGGCACTCGCCGTGGGATTAATCAGCCGCAATTAGCGCCTGTCCCGGGCTCGGCCCCGCGCTCTGCAGTGGCCATTAGTGGCCATTACCTCATTAGCCACGGTCGCGCTCCGGCGCTGCCTCGTGTCGGGGCCCGGGGATAGCCGGGATGCCGGCGTGCTGAGTGATGCGCCCCGGAGGAGGCTCTGGGAGCGGTGGGAAAGCCGCGGGAAGGGCCGGGAGTCCttccaggggaaggggagggaagccGGGGCGGCCCCAGGAGCAGCGGGTGTTGCTCCTGTCGGGTGGCTGGGGGACGGGAATGCGGGATCCCCGCGGACGCCGGGAGGCTGCGGGTGGGATGTTGGGATGTTGTCCCCTGATTTAAATGGATTAAATCCCTCCCGAGCGCGGGAAAAAGCCTTTTATGCGTGGAAACTCCGGAATGGGGACACCAGAGGAGCGATGACCTCACGCAGGAACAatcccaggctgtgccaagcaCCGTGTCCACCTTCctggcatttttaattttttttttcctttgattctgtggagctgctccattttgcatttctgtggcCGAGAGGTTTTTGAAGCACCAGGAAAATTCCTCTCCCAGGACCCCCCCCCCCGCGGGGTTCCAAAGGCATTTCCATGCCTCTGTAAAGGATGCTCGGAGCTCTGCCCGCTGGAATTTGGGTTTGAATCACCGGGAAAAGCATCCGCAGAATTCGGGGGTGTggctccagggctctgctgtaATTTATTCCGTAGCTACAGGAGAAGTGGAATTGCCTGGCAGGAAGCCGTGGGATTTTCAAGATGTGAAAGACCTCGGGATCTGTTAGGGCCAAACAGGATTTTAGGTTTAGAACTCATTGCTAAAGTCCCAAGTTTTTCcgggtttggatttttttttttttttcctacactaGAGGAGTTTTGGAGCCGCTTCCCTTCCCGAGGATTTCACAAATCCCCCAAGTGCGAATGTTGAATTTCTGATCTCCTCTCCTGAGGTTTCCCACATTTTAATGAACCCAGAGAAAACGATGCTCAGCATTTCTGGATCCTCCCAGACCTAAATCTGACCAGCctggtgggagatgtccctgtccttggcagggagtgggactggatgagcctTGAATTCCCTTCAACCTGAACGATCCTGGCCTATTTAACCAATTTAAGAACCCTCCTTCAAAGCTCAGCAAATTCTCTGGGAAGATTcccattaggaaaaaaaaaaaccaccaaaacttTTGGCTCTGGTTTTAGGATCATAGAGATGCTTTGGCTGCAGACTGGATCTCACACCAGCAGGAGAAAGATGGAATTAAACTGGAATTAAACCGGAATTAAACTGGAATTAAACCAGAATTAAACCCTTGCTGAGGTGACATTTTTCACCTGCATTTCCCCCCAGGTGAGTTCGCCAGCTCCAGCGGGGGCGTTGCCATCGCGCAATGACAAACGCGCCAAATTAATTAACATTATATCAATTAGGAGAGCGCTAAACGCACCCCACTCCGGGGCTGCTGTCTGAGggacaaaagtaaaattaataagCACGACCCAGGGGTTTGCAGGATCAGAACTCACACATTTTATTTGTCTGCCGTGTCTACTTGGGGATtaaagggagagaagggagaagcAGCACCGAACATCCCACGCACCACgagggaaaggaggagcagcGCCAGAAACCCGCTGGGCAGCGGCTTCAGGGCGCAGCAAAGCACCAGGGGACGAAAGGCAGCCAGGAAGAGAAGTCTGAGGTGTCCGAGCACGGGAGGAAGAGCGTCAGGGGTGGTATCCGTGTCCGTATCCGTGTCCACATCCGTGTCCGAGCCGGGAGCCTCAGTTGCCGCCGCAGCAGCCGCGGCAGCACCTGTTGTTGTTGCGGCTGATGGTGTAGCAGCAGGACTGCATGGGCatgcagcaggggctgcagcactgcatggggctgcagcactgcatggGCGTCTTGCAGCAGGTCTTGGGGCTGCTGTAGCAGCAGATGGAGTAGTTATTTCCACCGCGGCATCCGCAGCATCCGTTGGGCATCTTGGGGCCGGTGGGAGcggaggcagagctggaaggggaagagagaggcTGTGAGTGGGAGCAGAGGGTTTGGGAACACGGGGTTAATTCAGAGCTCTGCTGGTTCATCCACGTTTGAATGTGAATTCACCAGGGGTGCCTGGTTTGGGAACACGGGGTTAATTCAGAGCTCTGCTGGTTCAACACAGGGTTAATTCAGAGCTCTGCTGGTTCATCCACATTTGAATGTGAATTCACCAGGGGTGCCTGGTTTGGGAACACGGGGTTAATTCACTCGTGTTCCTCCACATTTGAATGTGAATTCACCAGGGGTGCCTGGTTTGGGAACACGGAGTTAAttcagagctctgctggtgtTCATCCACGTTTGAATGTGAATTCACCAGGGGTGCCTGGTTTGGGAACAGGGGTTAATTCACTCGTATTCCTCCACGTTTGAATGTGAATTCACCAGGGGTGCCTGGTTTGTAAATTGCAGCCCAGCCCCGTGCAGATGCCCAAGGATTCATTCCTGGTGTCTCAGGAAGAGCGACCCAGCACTGAGCCCTCGTTCTGGGCCCTTCTGGAATATTCTCCGTCCCCTTCCCCTGCCGGGCCCTGTTGATACCCCCCCGATCCTCCCAGAACGTTTCCAGCTCATCCCCGGAActcctcctgcagagctcctaAAACCCCGACATCCAGACCCCATCCCAGACCCGCAGCAATTCTCGGATCTGCTACAGGACACCCAAAATTCCCTTTCGGGAGGCGAGGGAAGGGTTAGAAATTCTCACTTACCCTGCTGAAGAGTGAGGAGAGGCGAAGGGAGGAGAAGAGCGAATGAAGCCAGCTGGGCCCGGAGCCTTTTTATACTCCCGTCCATCCTTCCTCCTGGAAGTGAGACAGCCATTGACCATTCCAGCCTCCCTGTTTATCCATCCAAAGCCATATTTTTTAGCCACATGTGTCACCTGGAATTTGCGTTTCGCCTCATTACCGGAGATCACCACCCTCGTTCTGCCTCGTCATGGTTTAGCCTGGAGATAATCAAAGGCCTCCCATGAATTTGGATGAATTTGTCCTCCCGGCAACCTTGCCAGGGAGCCAAAAAAAAATGCGGCCTCGTATCTGCTGGACAGAGACGTTCCGGGACtgactcagcagcagctggtgctgaATCAGAGCCGGAGCCGGAACCGAACCCCGGCGGCGTGCCGGTGCTTTCGTCGGAATGGGGTTTGGAATGGACAGGgaaaaatgtcaggaaaaggGGGGGCGTCCGTTCGCCGTCACTGGAGGCACACGTGAGGCGGGAGCAAGGAGTGTTTGGGGTGTCTGGGGCTCAGTCACCACCCGGTGACTCCGTGCAAATCCGTtgtgggatggtttgggatCGTCCAATTCCCCCACCCTGCCGTGGGCAAGGACACATCCAGCTGCTCCGGGaccaggctgctctgagctccgtcCAGCCTGTCCCTGGATGCTTCCAGGTTTGGGAAGTTCGCTTTTATTTAACAATTCCTATTATTAgtagtatttttattaatatttcaattaaaagcgggcagctctgccttgcGCAAGAGGCAAGCGCCCGGGACTGGGTGTGCTGCACCCCAAATCAACATTTCCCTCCCTGGATTCCCAAGTCCAGCCGGATCCTG
This genomic stretch from Hirundo rustica isolate bHirRus1 chromosome 29, bHirRus1.pri.v3, whole genome shotgun sequence harbors:
- the LOC120764320 gene encoding keratin-associated protein 5-8-like isoform X1, which encodes MVNGCLTSRRKDGREYKKAPGPAGFIRSSPPFASPHSSAGSASAPTGPKMPNGCCGCRGGNNYSICCYSSPKTCCKTPMQCCSPMQCCSPCCMPMQSCCYTISRNNNRCCRGCCGGN
- the LOC120764320 gene encoding keratin-associated protein 5-8-like isoform X2, producing the protein MRRNANSRRKDGREYKKAPGPAGFIRSSPPFASPHSSAGSASAPTGPKMPNGCCGCRGGNNYSICCYSSPKTCCKTPMQCCSPMQCCSPCCMPMQSCCYTISRNNNRCCRGCCGGN